In Nilaparvata lugens isolate BPH chromosome 5, ASM1435652v1, whole genome shotgun sequence, the following proteins share a genomic window:
- the LOC111059809 gene encoding noggin-1-like, whose translation MLSVWQTVTVLVSLRGGCPGGAGGDSIDSTGLVGTSPALLLGSTQLPLQFWSNMRKSALKPRRRDLHEPTLKNILGHDYDALWMKSVRPMSPNESEDEGERKAVRQLRALVNASHEDSRLQLPAELPTEYRELVAGWLVSRATCPIHFTWDDLGPYFWPRFLRRGECQANAHCSWPPGMTCVPGGARNLHVLRLRKHYGHRKKNNNQVWSTPAKNKADSSNRARKKKRRKYRCFWIKVPYPVPEDCVCACAEKETDSDQELTDMR comes from the exons ATGCTGAGTGTGTGGCAGACTGTGACTGTGTTAGTGTCACTGAGAGGGGGGTGCCCTGGTGGTGCCGGGGGGGACTCGATAGACAGCACCGGCCTGGTGGGCACATCACCCGCCCTGCTTCTGGGCAGCACCCAACTGCCTCTTCAGTTCTGGTCCAACATGAGGAAGTCAGCGCTCAAGCCAAGACGTCGCGACCTGCATGAACCCACTCTTAAGAACATTCTTGGCCACGACTACGATGCGCTCTGGATGAAGAGTGTCCGGCCCATGTCTCCAAAT GAGAGTGAGGACGAAGGCGAGCGTAAGGCAGTGCGTCAGCTGCGTGCTCTGGTGAACGCGTCACACGAGGACAGCAGACTGCAGCTGCCCGCCGAACTGCCCACCGAGTATCGCGAATTGGTGGCCGGCTGGCTGGTGAGCCGCGCTACCTGTCCCATCCACTTCACATGGGACGACCTGGGGCCTTACTTCTGGCCACGCTTCCTGCGTCGCGGCGAGTGCCAGGCCAACGCCCACTGCTCCTGGCCACCCGGCATGACCTGTGTGCCCGGCGGCGCCCGCAATCTACACGTGCTCAG GTTACGGAAACACTACGGCCACCGGAAAAAGAATAACAACCAAGTGTGGAGCACGCCTGCGAAAAACAAGGCTGACAGTAGTAATCGCgcgaggaagaagaaaaggaggaagtACCGCTGCTTCTGGATAAAAGTGCCCTATCCTGTGCCCGAGGACTGTGTGTGCGCGTGCGCAGAAAAAGAGACTGACTCCGATCAGGAGTTGACCGACATGAGATGA